A part of Papilio machaon chromosome 23, ilPapMach1.1, whole genome shotgun sequence genomic DNA contains:
- the LOC106711225 gene encoding uncharacterized protein LOC106711225 — MKSKVKGVRSKNMDKLIAAVQARECLWDKSYRGHRNRFKLERYWNEVAAEVGTTSINCRKRWKNLKDQCRKEMKKNPNESDWPHFKKLKFIHHQFLAEDGEGDEDTTDEVFNSLDDSIKRPKLGYTMRKKLLMNKRRTIDVDMNKLIDLVRPMDLIWNRQLKGHHNWYKLDESWKEIAKELGVTRDEARLKWKYLRDQARKEVRKQDSEWEYLPKLQFLTSQFNDYENNEAVDEQYPQEYEPIDTSASYYAEPANEVTNEEDFDEFDTKPIIMETDFYDDDDEAQRSATGEEPAKDEDIGFFNSLLPHVKKLVPAKKLMLRMKIQELVYNTVYSEN, encoded by the exons ATGAAGTCTAAAGTCAAAGGCGTCAGGTCCAAAAACATGGACAAACTGATAGCAGCCGTCCAGGCCAGGGAGTGTTTATGGGATAAAAGCTACAGGGGCCACAGGAACCGGTTCAAATTGGAGCGCTATTGGAACGAGGTCGCCGCGGAAGTGGGCACGACGA gTATAAACTGTAGAAAGAGATGGAAGAACTTAAAAGATCAATGCAGGAAAGAGATGAAAAAGAATCCAAACGAATCAGATTGGCCACATTTCAAGAAGTTGAAATTCATTCACCACCAGTTCCTGGCTGAAGACGGTGAAGGTGATGAAGATACTACCGATGAAGTTTTCAATTCGTTAGACGATTCTATAAAAAGACCGAAGCTCGGTTATACGATGAGGAAGAAGTTATTGATGAACAAACGTAGAACTATTGATGTTGACATGAATAAGTTGATAGATTTAGTCAGACCTATGGATTTGATTTGGAATAGGCAGTTAAAAGGTCACCATAACTGGTATAAACTGGATGAAAGCTGGAAAGAAATCGCTAAGGAATTAGGAGTTACGA GAGACGAAGCGCGGTTGAAGTGGAAATATCTAAGAGACCAAGCAAGGAAGGAAGTTCGTAAGCAAGACTCAGAATGGGAATACTTGCCCAAACTACAATTTCTCACAAGTCAGTTCAACGATTACGAGAATAATGAAGCAGTAGACGAACAGTATCCACAGGAATATGAACCTATAGACACGTCCGCATCCTACTACGCCGAGCCGGCGAATGAGGTCACTAATGAAGAAGATTTCGATGAATTCGATACAAAACCAATTATAATGGAGACAGATTTCtacgatgatgatgatgaagctCAAAGAAGTGCAACCGGTGAAGAGCCCGCTAAAGATGAAGATATTGGCTTCTTTAACAGTCTTCTTCCACATGTTAAGAAATTGGTACCAGCTAAAAAGTTGATGCTCAGAATGAAAATACAAGAATTGGTTTATAATACAGTTTATAGTGAGAATTGA